A region from the Methanofollis liminatans DSM 4140 genome encodes:
- the psmB gene encoding archaeal proteasome endopeptidase complex subunit beta, giving the protein MPEINQEIMKGTTTVGLVFDEGIVLATEKRATMGTLIASKTAKKVYQIADRIGMTTAGGVGDAQSLARLMQVECSLYKVRHGKPISVGAAATLLSNYLQQNRYYPYYVQLLVGGVDRNGPSVYSVDAMGGASKETDIVSTGSGSPMAYGVLEDRYHADMNEPEAVDLATRSLKAAMRRDSASGENISIVVITRDKYEEKAVQVTQMKPELTS; this is encoded by the coding sequence ATGCCTGAGATTAATCAGGAGATTATGAAAGGCACCACGACAGTGGGGCTTGTATTCGATGAGGGTATCGTTCTCGCAACTGAAAAACGTGCGACGATGGGGACTCTTATCGCCAGCAAAACTGCAAAAAAAGTGTACCAGATAGCGGACCGCATCGGTATGACAACTGCCGGCGGCGTTGGCGATGCTCAGTCGCTCGCCCGCCTCATGCAGGTGGAGTGCAGCCTGTACAAAGTCCGCCACGGCAAACCGATCTCCGTCGGTGCTGCGGCGACCCTGCTCTCCAACTATCTGCAGCAGAACCGCTATTACCCGTATTACGTCCAGCTCCTTGTCGGCGGCGTGGACCGGAATGGACCGAGCGTTTACTCGGTCGATGCGATGGGCGGCGCCTCGAAGGAGACCGACATCGTCTCGACCGGCTCGGGCTCTCCGATGGCCTACGGCGTGCTTGAGGACCGGTACCACGCTGATATGAACGAACCTGAGGCGGTCGACCTTGCCACCCGTTCCCTCAAGGCCGCGATGCGCCGTGACTCCGCATCTGGCGAGAATATCAGTATTGTTGTGATCACCAGGGATAAATACGAGGAAAAGGCCGTTCAGGTCACCCAGATGAAACCAGAACTTACCAGCTAA
- a CDS encoding amidohydrolase family protein yields MPEQVYRGAVLAGDDFEPVRAAVIVEDGVITAIEEDSSAPDLWICPAFFNAHTHLGDTVAMDFATCGDLEALVTPPHGLKHRILGSTPRPRLIEGMRASIRGMQATGTAGFADFREGGADGVTALREAVQGEPILPLIFGREGGETIADGIGISSARDIPDTEEQVRRARAAGRLVAFHAGEKDLDDIDAALCYDPDLLVHCTHATRGQLRAIADAGVPVAVCIRSNWTLGVTCDAGRPPVREMAACGCTWYIGTDNVMFVQPDMLREMSFCETVTRMPPEEILRAAVGGAALAGRSFPIKKGNRANFIIIDPDRAGLGFSPDPIASMVKRVGERSILQTVIN; encoded by the coding sequence ATGCCAGAGCAGGTGTACCGGGGAGCAGTCCTCGCCGGCGACGACTTCGAGCCGGTCAGGGCGGCGGTGATCGTCGAGGACGGCGTGATCACGGCGATCGAAGAGGATTCGTCGGCCCCTGACCTCTGGATCTGCCCGGCATTTTTTAATGCCCATACCCACCTCGGCGACACCGTCGCCATGGACTTCGCCACCTGCGGAGACCTGGAGGCCCTGGTCACCCCTCCCCACGGGCTCAAACACCGCATCCTGGGGTCAACGCCGCGCCCCCGCCTGATCGAGGGGATGCGCGCCAGCATCAGGGGTATGCAGGCCACCGGAACGGCAGGTTTTGCCGACTTCAGGGAGGGGGGGGCTGACGGCGTCACGGCACTCCGCGAAGCGGTCCAGGGTGAACCGATTCTCCCGCTGATCTTCGGCAGGGAAGGGGGTGAGACGATCGCCGACGGGATCGGCATCAGCAGTGCACGGGACATCCCTGACACCGAGGAGCAGGTCAGACGGGCCAGGGCCGCCGGCAGGCTGGTGGCATTCCATGCCGGCGAGAAGGACCTGGACGACATCGACGCCGCCCTCTGCTATGACCCCGACCTCCTCGTCCACTGCACCCACGCCACCAGAGGGCAACTCAGGGCGATTGCCGATGCCGGCGTGCCCGTCGCCGTCTGTATCCGATCCAACTGGACCCTCGGCGTCACCTGCGACGCCGGGAGGCCGCCGGTCAGAGAGATGGCAGCGTGCGGCTGCACCTGGTACATCGGCACCGACAACGTGATGTTTGTCCAGCCCGATATGCTCAGAGAGATGTCGTTCTGCGAAACCGTCACTCGAATGCCTCCCGAAGAGATCCTGCGCGCTGCTGTCGGGGGTGCTGCGCTCGCAGGCAGGTCTTTCCCGATAAAAAAAGGCAACCGGGCGAATTTTATCATAATAGACCCTGATAGGGCGGGTCTTGGGTTCAGCCCGGATCCAATCGCCTCCATGGTAAAACGAGTCGGAGAGCGATCCATACTGCAAACTGTTATAAATTGA
- a CDS encoding coenzyme F420-0:L-glutamate ligase — protein sequence MHIQVIPVEGLPIIHPGDLLTEMICERVTFDDGDILCLASSVYSKARGFIRKQDEIVASAEAVRIAQKTHEDPRFVQAILDETTDVILEDPFILSETVTGHVGVRAGVDHSNIEDGMIILLPPDPMGAAAGLRDEIARITGKEVRVIITDTCGRSFRRGQTGVAIGWSGMTAIRDFRGDHDLFGHVLEITEEAVVDEVAGFANFIMGESNNGVPAVVFRNCARWTGHDNLHFSRDEDIIRKALCKK from the coding sequence ATGCATATCCAGGTAATCCCGGTTGAGGGGCTGCCGATCATCCATCCGGGTGATCTTCTGACGGAGATGATCTGCGAGCGGGTCACCTTCGATGACGGGGACATCCTCTGTCTTGCCTCATCGGTCTACTCCAAGGCGAGGGGATTTATCAGAAAACAGGACGAGATCGTAGCCTCTGCAGAGGCCGTCCGCATCGCACAGAAAACCCATGAAGACCCCAGGTTTGTGCAGGCCATTCTCGACGAGACCACCGACGTGATCCTCGAGGACCCCTTCATCCTCTCGGAGACGGTCACCGGCCATGTGGGGGTGCGGGCGGGCGTCGACCACTCCAATATCGAGGACGGCATGATCATCCTCCTCCCGCCCGATCCGATGGGGGCCGCCGCCGGTCTCCGGGACGAGATTGCACGGATTACCGGCAAAGAGGTCCGCGTGATCATCACCGACACCTGCGGGCGCTCCTTCAGGCGGGGCCAGACCGGCGTCGCCATCGGATGGAGCGGGATGACGGCGATCCGTGACTTCAGGGGCGATCACGACCTCTTCGGCCATGTCCTCGAGATCACCGAGGAGGCGGTCGTCGATGAGGTCGCCGGTTTTGCCAACTTCATTATGGGCGAGAGCAACAACGGCGTTCCGGCCGTCGTGTTCAGAAACTGCGCCCGGTGGACCGGCCACGACAACCTGCACTTCAGCAGAGACGAAGACATCATCAGAAAGGCGCTCTGCAAAAAATAA
- a CDS encoding 4Fe-4S binding protein, whose amino-acid sequence MGLSVIWYLKEFCRGKWIKTLLFAKTAPLVDPPYFRGYPTLTGKECTHCLSCMMICPTPGAIEVLREGEKWAPKIYPGHCIRCGLCVEACPEDVLDAGRVLETQHRDNTSLSVRYQVTVNPDTCVRCGNCVVACPVNKEADPQLGASGTSANDEVIMRIERGNLWVLHDEKCTGCKTCETVCPTDAIRIARVAEGRQGVEE is encoded by the coding sequence ATGGGTCTGTCGGTTATCTGGTATCTGAAGGAATTTTGCAGGGGGAAATGGATCAAAACCCTCCTCTTTGCAAAAACCGCCCCGCTCGTCGATCCCCCGTACTTCCGGGGGTATCCGACGCTGACCGGTAAGGAGTGCACCCACTGCCTCTCCTGCATGATGATCTGCCCGACGCCGGGGGCGATCGAGGTGCTGCGCGAGGGCGAGAAGTGGGCGCCGAAGATCTATCCGGGCCACTGCATCAGGTGCGGGCTCTGTGTCGAGGCATGCCCCGAAGACGTCCTGGACGCCGGGCGGGTGCTGGAGACGCAACACCGGGACAACACCTCCCTCTCGGTCCGCTACCAGGTGACGGTGAACCCGGACACCTGCGTGCGTTGCGGCAACTGCGTGGTCGCCTGTCCGGTGAACAAGGAGGCCGACCCGCAGCTCGGCGCCTCAGGGACGTCGGCGAACGACGAGGTGATCATGCGCATCGAGCGGGGCAACCTCTGGGTGCTCCACGACGAGAAGTGCACCGGCTGCAAGACCTGCGAGACCGTCTGCCCGACGGACGCGATCAGGATCGCCCGCGTCGCCGAGGGGCGGCAGGGGGTCGAAGAATGA
- a CDS encoding NifB/NifX family molybdenum-iron cluster-binding protein, whose amino-acid sequence MKIGVAKDGNQVSQHFGQCEGYAIFEIADGKIVGRKDIVSPGHTPGALPALLAEQGASVVIAGGMGPKAVDLFCARDIQVYLGVSGSIEGAVEAYLEGALVSGGNVCSHDGHDCDHEH is encoded by the coding sequence ATGAAAATTGGCGTTGCAAAAGATGGTAATCAGGTATCACAGCACTTCGGCCAGTGCGAAGGCTACGCGATCTTCGAGATTGCAGACGGGAAGATTGTCGGCCGAAAAGACATCGTAAGCCCGGGCCACACGCCGGGCGCGCTCCCGGCCCTGCTTGCCGAACAGGGAGCAAGCGTCGTCATCGCAGGCGGCATGGGCCCAAAAGCAGTGGATCTCTTCTGTGCACGCGATATCCAGGTCTATCTCGGGGTCAGCGGGAGCATCGAGGGCGCCGTAGAGGCCTACCTCGAGGGCGCACTCGTCAGCGGCGGCAATGTCTGCAGCCACGACGGCCATGACTGCGACCACGAGCACTAA
- a CDS encoding formylmethanofuran dehydrogenase subunit B, with protein MIHRDMICPFCGCLCDDLVITTEGNEVVQVDNACTLGTHKLMGAWKNRLKNPIMRDGGGWRDASYEEAIEYAAGVLLDADRPLLYGWSSTQGEAQGLGVSMAELLGGVIDSTTSVCHGPSILAIQEVGHPGCTLGQVKNRADLVIYWACNPTEAHPRHMSRYTTYADGFFLENAFRDRKLIVVDVRKSETTSIADEFVKVKPGGDYAVFAALRAIVRGRADVVPDTVAGVTKEQLVRIGEMCKEAKFGALFFGVGLTMAPGKYKNIRNAIELVDELNRYTKWTLTPLRGHYNVYGSNEVFTWMTGYPYAVDFSRQIAFYNPGETTAVDILARKECDACLIVASDPGAHFPKACLEHLTKIPTVLIDPMNTVTTPLCRCQIPTAVNGIDAGGTAYRMDGVPIHVKKFMDLGYPSDTEVIGRIFERIQEVKHP; from the coding sequence ATGATCCACCGGGATATGATCTGCCCATTCTGCGGCTGTCTCTGCGACGATCTGGTGATCACGACTGAGGGGAACGAGGTGGTGCAGGTGGACAACGCCTGCACCCTTGGCACCCACAAACTCATGGGGGCCTGGAAGAACCGGCTGAAAAATCCGATCATGCGGGACGGCGGCGGGTGGCGGGACGCTTCCTATGAGGAGGCGATCGAGTACGCCGCCGGCGTTCTCCTGGACGCCGACCGCCCCCTCCTCTACGGCTGGTCGAGCACGCAGGGCGAGGCGCAGGGGCTCGGTGTCTCGATGGCCGAGCTCCTCGGCGGCGTGATCGATTCCACCACCTCGGTCTGCCACGGCCCCTCGATCCTGGCCATCCAGGAGGTGGGCCACCCGGGCTGCACCCTCGGGCAGGTGAAGAACCGCGCCGATCTCGTCATCTACTGGGCATGCAACCCGACCGAGGCCCACCCGCGGCACATGAGCCGTTATACCACCTACGCCGACGGTTTTTTCCTCGAAAACGCTTTCAGGGACAGGAAACTCATCGTCGTCGACGTCAGGAAGAGCGAGACCACATCGATCGCCGACGAGTTCGTGAAAGTGAAACCGGGCGGGGACTATGCGGTCTTCGCCGCCCTGCGGGCGATCGTCAGGGGCCGGGCCGATGTCGTCCCTGACACGGTCGCGGGCGTCACAAAGGAGCAGCTCGTGCGTATCGGGGAGATGTGCAAAGAGGCAAAGTTCGGTGCGCTCTTCTTCGGCGTCGGGCTCACGATGGCGCCGGGGAAGTACAAAAACATCAGGAACGCCATCGAACTCGTGGACGAACTCAACCGCTACACGAAGTGGACCTTAACGCCCCTGCGGGGCCACTACAACGTCTACGGCTCCAACGAAGTCTTCACCTGGATGACCGGCTACCCGTACGCCGTGGACTTCTCCAGGCAGATCGCCTTCTATAATCCGGGAGAGACGACGGCCGTCGATATCCTTGCCAGAAAAGAGTGCGACGCCTGCCTGATCGTGGCCTCAGACCCCGGCGCCCACTTCCCGAAGGCCTGTCTGGAGCACCTTACCAAAATCCCGACCGTGCTGATCGACCCGATGAACACCGTCACGACGCCCCTCTGCCGGTGCCAGATCCCGACCGCGGTCAACGGGATCGATGCGGGGGGCACCGCCTACCGGATGGACGGCGTGCCCATTCACGTAAAGAAGTTCATGGACCTCGGCTACCCGAGCGACACCGAGGTCATCGGCCGGATCTTCGAGCGGATACAGGAGGTGAAACACCCATGA
- a CDS encoding universal stress protein codes for MFKKIVVAIDGSDISLKALEVALSEARIWNAELHVIYVVETSMFSSIPMDNTWEIIYSLLESEGKEVFQKSKERAAQDGVSLITHLKDGHAGNEIVSLTEELHADLIVIGSRGKTNIDRLLLGSVSEHVVRNSSCTTMVVR; via the coding sequence ATGTTTAAAAAAATCGTCGTCGCTATCGACGGGTCAGATATCAGCCTGAAGGCGCTCGAGGTTGCTCTGTCTGAGGCCCGGATCTGGAATGCCGAACTCCATGTGATCTACGTCGTCGAAACCAGCATGTTCTCCTCCATCCCCATGGACAACACCTGGGAAATTATCTACTCGCTCCTTGAAAGCGAAGGAAAAGAGGTCTTCCAGAAGAGCAAGGAACGTGCCGCACAGGACGGAGTCTCGCTCATCACGCACCTCAAGGACGGACATGCCGGCAACGAGATCGTCTCCCTTACCGAAGAGCTGCACGCCGACCTGATCGTGATCGGTTCGCGTGGGAAGACCAATATCGATCGCCTCCTTCTTGGCAGCGTTTCGGAGCATGTTGTTCGGAACAGCAGCTGCACGACGATGGTGGTGAGATAA
- a CDS encoding DUF5320 domain-containing protein: protein MPGFDATGPRGAGPMTGRGFGRCRPAPRTEAQQNAETTGTAPVQQEIPVQQNIVYGVGRGGIPRGCGMGFCGGRRRRCW, encoded by the coding sequence ATGCCAGGATTTGACGCTACCGGGCCCAGAGGCGCTGGCCCGATGACAGGAAGGGGCTTTGGGCGGTGCAGGCCGGCCCCCCGGACAGAAGCACAGCAGAACGCAGAAACCACCGGTACCGCACCGGTCCAGCAGGAGATCCCTGTCCAGCAGAACATCGTCTACGGTGTCGGGCGGGGCGGTATCCCCAGAGGATGCGGAATGGGTTTCTGCGGCGGACGCCGGCGCCGATGCTGGTGA
- a CDS encoding CBS domain-containing protein, whose product MFVQDYMTKDVVSVEIPSNRDDILKILKRTGISGIPVRERGKVVGVVTRKDLLRKSEETQVALLMSPKPVVVTPDTPLSDAAAVMVRHNYRRLPVVDDNGSLVGLLSVADLIAAIAQLRIKDEIRDYYLSSTFALWEETPLPLVGRIMEISDVEAVPIMDERGVVSGIISERDLIRNSHIEDSVEVSDFSNGTDDDEWSWESIRDMHTVSYGVSKVQLPERPVRTAMVKNVVTVPKNAGVSECALLMKRSRVDQLPVVNGDKRLIAMLFDRELIRVLCKGQDQ is encoded by the coding sequence ATGTTCGTCCAGGACTACATGACAAAGGATGTGGTCTCTGTTGAGATCCCGAGCAACCGCGATGATATCCTCAAGATACTGAAAAGGACCGGTATCTCGGGTATCCCGGTACGAGAACGGGGCAAGGTCGTCGGCGTGGTCACCAGAAAAGATCTCCTCCGCAAGTCCGAGGAGACGCAGGTGGCGCTCCTGATGTCCCCGAAACCCGTTGTGGTAACGCCTGATACCCCGCTCTCCGATGCAGCGGCGGTGATGGTCAGGCATAACTACCGGAGACTGCCGGTCGTCGACGACAACGGCAGCCTTGTCGGGCTGCTCAGCGTGGCCGACCTCATTGCGGCGATCGCCCAGCTGCGGATCAAGGACGAGATCAGGGACTACTACCTCAGCAGCACCTTCGCCCTCTGGGAGGAAACGCCGCTCCCCCTTGTCGGCCGGATCATGGAGATCTCCGATGTCGAAGCCGTTCCGATCATGGACGAGCGTGGCGTGGTATCAGGGATCATCTCAGAGCGCGACCTGATCAGAAACTCCCACATTGAGGACTCGGTCGAGGTCTCGGATTTCTCCAACGGGACCGACGACGACGAATGGAGCTGGGAGAGTATCAGGGACATGCACACGGTCAGCTACGGGGTCTCCAAGGTCCAGCTCCCTGAAAGGCCGGTCAGGACGGCGATGGTGAAGAATGTTGTCACCGTCCCGAAAAACGCCGGCGTTTCTGAGTGTGCCCTTCTCATGAAGCGTTCCCGCGTCGACCAGCTGCCGGTGGTCAACGGGGACAAAAGACTCATCGCCATGCTCTTTGACCGCGAGTTGATCCGGGTGCTCTGCAAGGGCCAGGATCAATAA
- a CDS encoding molybdopterin dinucleotide binding domain-containing protein — MTFLFNTGRTSAQGTGLEHKSGPEYREATSVCRMNPVDLMQLEIEAGERIRAAGPGGVVVLRVAASDDIPQGTVFVPLGPYANAVVGGETHGTGMPDYKSVEVEIEPTDDPVPTIDQLMEAVGGLAYLEEER; from the coding sequence ATGACGTTCCTGTTCAACACCGGGCGGACGTCGGCGCAGGGTACAGGACTGGAGCACAAAAGCGGTCCTGAATACCGCGAGGCGACCTCTGTCTGCCGGATGAACCCGGTGGACCTGATGCAACTGGAGATCGAGGCGGGCGAGCGAATCCGCGCCGCAGGTCCGGGAGGCGTTGTCGTCCTGCGGGTTGCGGCCAGCGACGATATCCCGCAGGGAACGGTCTTCGTGCCGCTCGGCCCGTATGCGAATGCGGTCGTCGGCGGGGAGACGCATGGGACCGGGATGCCAGACTACAAATCGGTCGAGGTCGAGATCGAACCGACCGACGACCCGGTGCCGACGATCGATCAGCTGATGGAGGCGGTCGGCGGCCTCGCATATCTGGAGGAGGAGAGATGA
- a CDS encoding preprotein translocase subunit Sec61beta: protein MAKKSGGRLVSSAGLVNYYDSEDRRAVHINPVHVIAISVAIGVVIFLLNSFY, encoded by the coding sequence ATGGCGAAGAAGAGTGGCGGGCGACTCGTTTCGTCCGCGGGTCTCGTGAATTATTATGACAGTGAGGACCGCAGGGCTGTCCACATCAACCCCGTGCATGTGATCGCCATTTCAGTCGCGATTGGCGTGGTCATTTTTCTGCTGAATTCCTTCTACTGA
- a CDS encoding formylmethanofuran dehydrogenase subunit A produces MSDLLIKNAFVIDPINRINGEIMDIAVRDGRIVEDVGQGAEVIDAGGHLTLPGGVDSHTHICGTKVNFGRYMSPEDMRAGREARRGVKHSISGYSVPTTYANSYRYAIMGYTTLLEGAMAPLEARHTHEEFSATPLQDVMANTLFDGNWGVMEAIRDGDIERAAAIVGWTLSAVKGFGIKLTNPGGTEAWGYGKDVTCIRDKVPHFEVSPAEIVEGMIRVCELLRLPHSVHLHCNNLGKPGNYACTVGTLNLAPDLNEKRQTLYATHVQFHSYGGSDWKTFCSKAEPVAYTVNNRPQIVIDMGQVMFGKTTTMTADGPMEFNLYRLHHDKWSNHDVELETGSGIIPVLYRRKNLVNSIMWSIGLELALLVKNPWQCMLTTDNPNGAPFVKYPEIIALLMSKKYRDAEFATVHPDTGSKVVLPALERELDWNEIAVMTRAGQAKALGITGIGKGHLGIGAEADIAVYPLKVDEIDPSTEYRRVIDGFAKTKWTVKRGRPVSRDGEILVHGENTTIWVDPKIRPERDISRDPRFVEMFNHWYSVRMSNYPVQDEYLRRNLRMETEAAI; encoded by the coding sequence ATGAGCGACCTTTTGATCAAAAACGCCTTCGTCATCGATCCGATCAACCGGATCAACGGCGAAATCATGGACATCGCCGTCCGGGACGGGCGGATCGTCGAGGACGTCGGGCAGGGGGCCGAGGTGATCGATGCCGGCGGCCATCTTACCCTTCCCGGCGGCGTCGACTCCCACACCCATATCTGCGGCACCAAGGTGAATTTCGGGCGTTATATGAGCCCTGAGGACATGCGGGCCGGCAGGGAGGCGCGCCGGGGCGTGAAGCATTCCATCTCAGGCTACTCGGTGCCGACGACCTATGCAAACTCCTATCGCTACGCCATCATGGGCTACACCACCCTGCTCGAAGGGGCGATGGCCCCCCTCGAAGCCAGGCACACCCACGAGGAGTTCTCGGCCACGCCCCTGCAGGACGTGATGGCAAACACCCTCTTCGACGGGAACTGGGGGGTGATGGAGGCGATCCGCGACGGCGACATCGAGCGTGCGGCGGCGATCGTGGGGTGGACGCTCTCGGCGGTGAAGGGGTTCGGGATCAAGCTCACCAACCCCGGCGGCACCGAGGCGTGGGGCTACGGGAAGGACGTGACCTGCATCAGGGACAAGGTCCCCCATTTCGAGGTCTCCCCGGCCGAGATCGTCGAGGGGATGATCCGGGTCTGCGAACTCCTCCGTCTCCCGCATTCGGTCCACCTCCACTGCAACAACCTGGGCAAACCGGGCAACTACGCCTGCACCGTCGGGACGCTCAATCTCGCCCCTGACCTCAACGAGAAGCGGCAGACCCTCTATGCCACTCATGTCCAGTTCCACAGTTACGGCGGTTCGGACTGGAAGACCTTCTGCTCGAAGGCCGAACCGGTGGCCTACACCGTGAACAACCGTCCCCAGATCGTCATCGACATGGGGCAGGTGATGTTCGGGAAGACGACGACGATGACCGCCGACGGCCCGATGGAGTTCAATCTCTATCGTCTCCACCATGACAAGTGGAGCAACCACGACGTAGAACTCGAGACCGGGTCAGGGATCATCCCGGTGCTCTACCGGCGCAAGAATCTGGTCAATTCGATCATGTGGTCGATCGGGCTCGAACTTGCCCTGCTGGTCAAGAACCCCTGGCAGTGCATGCTCACGACCGACAACCCGAACGGTGCGCCGTTCGTGAAGTACCCCGAGATCATCGCCCTCCTGATGAGCAAAAAATACCGGGACGCCGAGTTTGCGACGGTCCATCCAGATACGGGATCGAAGGTCGTCCTCCCGGCACTCGAGCGCGAACTCGACTGGAACGAGATCGCCGTCATGACCCGCGCCGGGCAGGCGAAGGCCCTCGGCATCACCGGGATCGGGAAGGGGCACCTCGGGATCGGCGCCGAGGCCGATATCGCCGTCTATCCCCTGAAAGTTGACGAGATCGATCCCTCGACCGAGTACCGGCGGGTGATCGACGGGTTTGCAAAGACGAAGTGGACGGTGAAGCGGGGGAGACCGGTATCGCGGGACGGCGAGATCCTGGTCCACGGGGAGAACACGACCATCTGGGTGGACCCGAAGATCAGGCCAGAGCGCGATATCTCCAGAGACCCGCGGTTTGTCGAGATGTTCAACCACTGGTACTCGGTGCGGATGAGCAACTATCCGGTTCAGGACGAGTATTTGAGGAGAAACCTGAGGATGGAGACCGAGGCGGCGATATGA
- a CDS encoding formylmethanofuran dehydrogenase subunit C, translated as MRIILTMRPRKNPFIPIEAEGIVPSILMTGAEITVWEGNRERRLDEVFEVSVEGEAATVEEVEVVLRGDTSRLKRVGEYMDGGRITVEGDIGMHCGNFMKAGTIEVMGNADGWFARELCGGTVICRGDAGHYCASGYRGEKKGMTGGRVEVFGNAGDFAAEHLAGGEVVIHGNCGDMAGVEMHGGTLSIGGDCSRPCGNMTGGTCTVLGCAYGMIPTFQAKGETNGPDGKNISAFTGDIANRGKGSLLVRRYQYLK; from the coding sequence ATGAGGATCATACTGACGATGCGCCCCAGGAAAAATCCCTTCATCCCGATCGAGGCCGAAGGGATCGTCCCGTCTATCCTGATGACCGGGGCTGAGATCACGGTCTGGGAAGGAAACCGGGAGCGGCGTCTCGACGAGGTCTTCGAGGTCTCCGTCGAGGGCGAGGCGGCGACGGTCGAGGAGGTGGAGGTCGTGCTCCGCGGCGACACCTCGCGCCTCAAACGGGTCGGGGAGTACATGGACGGCGGACGGATCACCGTGGAAGGCGATATCGGGATGCACTGCGGGAACTTCATGAAGGCCGGGACCATCGAGGTGATGGGCAATGCCGACGGGTGGTTCGCCCGCGAACTCTGCGGCGGCACGGTCATCTGCCGCGGCGATGCCGGTCATTACTGCGCCTCGGGATACCGGGGCGAAAAAAAGGGGATGACCGGGGGCAGGGTCGAGGTCTTCGGGAACGCCGGCGACTTCGCGGCCGAGCACCTTGCAGGCGGCGAGGTGGTCATCCACGGAAACTGCGGCGATATGGCCGGGGTCGAGATGCACGGTGGGACGCTCTCCATCGGCGGGGACTGCTCCCGTCCCTGCGGGAACATGACCGGGGGAACCTGCACCGTTCTCGGGTGCGCCTATGGGATGATACCGACGTTCCAGGCAAAAGGTGAGACAAACGGCCCGGACGGGAAAAATATCAGTGCATTCACCGGGGATATTGCAAACAGAGGAAAGGGAAGTCTTTTAGTCAGGCGCTATCAATACCTGAAATAG